One window from the genome of Rufibacter tibetensis encodes:
- the leuD gene encoding 3-isopropylmalate dehydratase small subunit encodes MEKFEILRSTAVPLPIENIDTDQIIPARFLKATTREGFGENLFCDWRYDNTGQPKSDFVLNNGRYSGQILVAGKNFGCGSSREHAAWAIHDAGFKVVISSFFADIFKGNALNNGLLPLQVSDEVLARLFAQIETDPQTTLVVNLVNQELEVPVWEERIPFAIDAYKKECMINGYDDIDFLVNQKEAIENYERSRPWAY; translated from the coding sequence ATGGAAAAGTTTGAGATACTTAGATCAACGGCAGTTCCACTCCCGATTGAGAACATAGATACAGATCAGATCATCCCAGCCCGTTTCCTGAAGGCTACCACCCGTGAGGGTTTTGGAGAGAACCTGTTCTGCGACTGGCGCTATGACAACACCGGTCAGCCCAAATCCGATTTCGTGCTGAACAACGGCCGTTACTCCGGGCAGATCTTGGTAGCCGGTAAAAACTTCGGCTGCGGTAGTAGCCGGGAGCACGCGGCCTGGGCCATCCATGATGCCGGGTTCAAGGTGGTGATCTCCAGCTTCTTCGCCGATATTTTCAAAGGCAACGCCTTGAACAACGGCTTGCTGCCGCTGCAGGTGAGCGATGAAGTACTAGCCAGGTTGTTTGCCCAGATAGAAACAGATCCGCAGACTACGTTGGTCGTAAACCTGGTGAACCAGGAGTTGGAAGTGCCCGTGTGGGAAGAGCGCATTCCGTTCGCCATTGACGCCTACAAAAAAGAGTGCATGATCAATGGCTACGATGACATTGATTTTTTAGTGAACCAGAAAGAAGCGATAGAAAACTACGAAAGGAGCAGACCATGGGCGTATTAA
- the leuC gene encoding 3-isopropylmalate dehydratase large subunit, with amino-acid sequence MAQTLLDKIWDAHVVKSIPGAELDVFYIDKHLIHEVTSPQAFDEIEARGLPLFRKEQMVATADHNVPTKNQHLPIQEPLSRFQVDKLTENCAKHNIELYGLGHQHQGIVHVIGPELGLTQPGMTIVCGDSHTSTHGAFGAIAFGIGTSQVAQVMASQCLLLSKPKSMRITVDGAVRPGVTAKDIILYVISKLGTGGATGYFVEYAGSAFQALSMEGRMTVCNMSIEMGARGGMIAPDQITFEYLKGRPFAPQGERWEQAIAYWSTLFTEEGASFEKEYTFDAQDIAPMITFGTNPGMGMAIDALIPTDVPASEQASYSKSLQYMGFAPGESLLGKKIDYVFIGSCTNSRIEDLRQVAKYVQGKQKAPHVEAIIVPGSKLVEKQAMEEGLDKVLAAAGFELREPGCSACLAMNEDKIPTGAYCVSTSNRNFEGRQGPGSRTLLASPLVAAITAVEGKIVDITQYLN; translated from the coding sequence ATGGCACAGACGTTATTAGATAAGATTTGGGACGCCCACGTAGTGAAGTCCATTCCGGGGGCGGAATTAGATGTGTTTTACATTGACAAGCACTTAATTCATGAAGTTACCAGCCCGCAGGCCTTCGATGAGATTGAAGCGCGTGGACTGCCATTGTTCCGCAAAGAGCAGATGGTGGCTACCGCTGACCATAACGTACCCACCAAAAACCAACATCTTCCTATTCAGGAACCGCTTTCACGTTTCCAGGTAGATAAGCTGACGGAGAATTGCGCCAAGCACAACATTGAACTGTACGGCTTAGGCCACCAGCACCAGGGTATTGTGCACGTGATCGGACCAGAGTTAGGGTTAACCCAACCGGGTATGACCATCGTGTGCGGTGACAGCCATACCTCTACGCACGGCGCCTTCGGCGCCATCGCCTTTGGCATTGGCACTAGCCAGGTAGCACAGGTGATGGCTTCGCAGTGCTTGCTGTTGAGCAAACCCAAAAGCATGCGCATCACGGTAGACGGAGCGGTGAGACCTGGCGTAACAGCCAAAGACATCATCCTCTACGTGATCTCTAAACTGGGTACCGGTGGTGCCACCGGTTACTTTGTAGAGTACGCTGGCAGCGCGTTCCAGGCTTTGAGCATGGAAGGACGCATGACAGTGTGTAACATGAGCATTGAAATGGGCGCCCGTGGTGGCATGATCGCGCCAGACCAAATCACTTTTGAGTATTTGAAAGGCCGTCCGTTCGCCCCGCAAGGTGAGCGTTGGGAGCAGGCTATTGCTTATTGGTCTACCTTGTTCACCGAAGAAGGCGCCTCGTTTGAGAAGGAATACACCTTTGACGCGCAGGACATTGCCCCGATGATCACCTTCGGGACTAACCCAGGCATGGGCATGGCAATTGATGCGCTTATCCCCACCGATGTTCCGGCAAGTGAGCAGGCCAGTTACAGCAAGTCATTGCAGTATATGGGCTTTGCGCCAGGCGAGTCGTTGTTGGGCAAAAAGATTGACTATGTGTTCATCGGGTCTTGCACTAACTCCCGCATAGAGGATTTGCGCCAGGTAGCCAAATACGTGCAGGGCAAGCAAAAAGCGCCACACGTAGAGGCCATCATTGTACCGGGTTCTAAACTGGTTGAAAAGCAAGCCATGGAAGAAGGCTTAGACAAAGTGTTGGCCGCTGCCGGGTTTGAACTAAGAGAGCCGGGTTGCAGCGCCTGTCTGGCCATGAACGAAGACAAGATACCAACTGGTGCCTACTGCGTGTCTACCTCTAACCGCAATTTTGAAGGTCGTCAGGGACCAGGTTCCCGCACCTTACTAGCCAGTCCGTTGGTGGCCGCCATTACGGCCGTGGAAGGAAAAATTGTGGACATCACCCAATACCTGAACTAA